A genomic window from Nosocomiicoccus massiliensis includes:
- a CDS encoding C40 family peptidase, producing the protein MKKLILSFVLSACACFVLSNEAHALMLQPSQPFSEEEEENDSITYTYGKFVDEHFVQPDTDAADFALQLAVGKRYVWGGNSNTEVDCSAFTQQFLREFKGINISRTTYDQVREGTRVENPEPGDLVFFNDFAHVGVYVGDGMMVDALNPDEGVGLRAVSYVHGKVDGYYRY; encoded by the coding sequence ATGAAGAAGCTAATACTTTCTTTTGTTTTATCAGCATGTGCGTGCTTTGTATTATCAAACGAAGCGCATGCGTTAATGTTACAGCCGAGTCAACCATTCTCTGAAGAAGAAGAGGAAAATGATTCTATAACGTATACATATGGAAAGTTTGTAGATGAACATTTTGTACAACCTGATACTGACGCTGCGGATTTTGCGTTACAACTAGCTGTAGGGAAACGATATGTATGGGGTGGGAACTCTAATACAGAAGTTGATTGTTCTGCGTTTACACAGCAGTTTTTAAGAGAATTTAAAGGGATTAACATCTCTAGAACAACATATGATCAAGTGAGAGAAGGTACACGAGTAGAAAACCCTGAACCAGGAGACTTAGTGTTCTTTAACGACTTTGCACACGTTGGTGTATATGTTGGAGATGGAATGATGGTCGACGCATTAAATCCAGACGAAGGTGTCGGACTACGTGCAGTATCATATGTCCATGGTAAAGTGGACGGGTATTATAGATACTAA
- the purE gene encoding 5-(carboxyamino)imidazole ribonucleotide mutase — MVVSIVMGSSSDWPTMKKAKDMLDYFGIETNVEVVSAHRTPKNMYEFAENAKEKGTKVIIAGAGGAAHLPGMIASMTNVPVVGVPIQTKALSGVDSLYSIVQMPGGVPVATMAIGEAGATNAGIYAAKMIAIEDESVYDKLEAYTKSLEKKVEDMQNDLK, encoded by the coding sequence TTGGTAGTTAGTATCGTAATGGGTAGTTCTTCTGATTGGCCAACGATGAAAAAAGCAAAAGACATGCTCGACTATTTCGGGATTGAAACAAATGTCGAAGTCGTAAGTGCGCATCGTACGCCTAAAAATATGTATGAATTTGCTGAAAATGCAAAAGAAAAAGGGACGAAAGTAATCATCGCAGGAGCTGGCGGAGCAGCACACTTGCCAGGGATGATCGCTTCGATGACGAACGTACCAGTCGTTGGCGTACCGATTCAAACGAAAGCGTTAAGCGGTGTCGATTCGTTATATTCTATCGTTCAAATGCCAGGTGGTGTACCAGTGGCTACGATGGCAATTGGTGAAGCTGGAGCGACGAATGCTGGAATTTATGCGGCGAAAATGATCGCGATAGAAGACGAATCAGTCTATGACAAATTAGAAGCATACACAAAATCATTAGAAAAAAAAGTGGAGGATATGCAAAATGACCTCAAGTAA
- a CDS encoding DsbA family oxidoreductase, which yields MNIKIYLDIACPYCYIAKKKFEEALKEFNEVDFEIEYKSFELNYEAPKYPEETLITSLSERTGVSEEEIRRQYRILIESAKAEGIELNLENVVPSNTRDAHRLLKFAIQEGKGSETLDELYYRNFKLNENVADKDALLSVAEAVELDTARAKEVIEDESEFAELVLEDFNYGKILGVQSVPHFIFNERFKMNGAAEVDLYIYAIEKTLDDIKKGDL from the coding sequence ATGAATATAAAAATATATTTAGATATCGCATGTCCGTATTGCTATATCGCAAAAAAGAAATTTGAAGAAGCGTTAAAGGAATTTAACGAAGTCGATTTTGAAATCGAATATAAAAGCTTTGAACTCAACTATGAAGCACCAAAATATCCAGAGGAAACGTTGATTACGTCATTATCAGAAAGAACAGGTGTGTCTGAAGAAGAAATTCGCAGACAATACCGTATTTTAATCGAGTCTGCAAAAGCAGAAGGTATTGAATTGAATCTAGAAAACGTTGTGCCATCAAATACACGTGATGCGCATCGTTTATTAAAGTTTGCTATTCAAGAAGGAAAAGGTAGTGAAACGTTAGATGAATTATACTATCGTAACTTTAAGTTGAACGAAAACGTTGCTGATAAAGATGCGCTTTTATCAGTTGCTGAAGCGGTAGAACTCGATACAGCACGCGCAAAAGAAGTGATTGAAGATGAATCAGAATTCGCGGAACTTGTACTCGAAGACTTTAATTACGGGAAAATTCTCGGCGTTCAAAGTGTGCCACACTTTATTTTTAACGAGCGCTTTAAAATGAACGGAGCAGCTGAAGTAGATTTATATATTTATGCAATTGAAAAAACATTAGATGATATAAAAAAGGGCGATTTATAA
- the glmM gene encoding phosphoglucosamine mutase yields the protein MGKYFGTDGVRGVANAFLTPELAFKLGRVGGSVLLENSKEERPRVLIGRDTRISGEMLESALIAGLLSIGAEVIRLGVISTPGVAYLTKDMEADLGVMISASHNPVEDNGIKFFQNDGFKLDDETEAKIESMLEEDAELPRPTGVDVGFITDFFEGGQKYLSHLKATIDGDLLDQHIVLDGAHGATYSLAPYLFGDLEADVDTIGCNPDGTNINAGFGSTHPEKLQEKVVELGADFGLAFDGDGDRIIAVDEKGQLVDGDKIMYILAKDLKENGLLNDDMVVSTVMSNLGFYQALEKLKIKSDKTKVGDRYVVEEMKTHNYNLGGEQSGHIIMLDHNTTGDGLLTGVQLAHIIKKSGKTLSELHGEMVKFPQELVNVKVEDKYHVTDNEKVKSVIQSVEEEMAGNGRILVRASGTEPLVRVMVEAETEEQAKSYAEKIAQIVEEEMGL from the coding sequence ATGGGTAAATATTTTGGAACAGACGGTGTTAGAGGAGTAGCAAACGCGTTTTTAACACCAGAACTCGCATTTAAACTTGGACGTGTTGGAGGCAGTGTTTTACTTGAAAATAGTAAAGAAGAAAGACCGCGCGTTCTGATCGGAAGAGATACACGTATTTCTGGAGAGATGTTAGAATCTGCACTCATTGCTGGATTATTATCAATCGGAGCAGAAGTCATTCGCCTTGGGGTTATTTCAACACCAGGTGTTGCATATTTAACAAAAGATATGGAAGCGGACCTCGGTGTGATGATTTCTGCATCACATAACCCAGTGGAGGATAACGGTATTAAGTTCTTCCAAAACGACGGATTTAAACTCGATGACGAGACAGAAGCAAAAATTGAAAGTATGTTAGAAGAAGATGCTGAATTGCCACGTCCGACAGGTGTCGATGTTGGATTTATAACAGACTTTTTCGAAGGTGGTCAAAAATATTTAAGTCATTTAAAAGCGACAATTGACGGAGATCTACTCGATCAACATATCGTCCTTGACGGTGCACATGGTGCGACGTATTCACTTGCTCCGTACTTATTCGGTGACTTAGAAGCGGACGTTGATACGATTGGCTGTAATCCAGATGGTACAAACATTAACGCTGGATTCGGTTCAACACATCCAGAGAAATTACAAGAAAAAGTCGTCGAACTCGGTGCTGACTTTGGTCTTGCGTTCGATGGAGATGGCGATCGTATCATTGCGGTTGACGAAAAAGGACAGCTCGTCGACGGAGATAAAATCATGTACATCTTAGCAAAGGACTTAAAAGAAAATGGTCTTTTAAATGACGACATGGTCGTAAGTACAGTAATGAGTAACTTAGGGTTTTATCAAGCACTTGAAAAGTTAAAAATTAAAAGCGACAAAACAAAAGTTGGAGATCGTTACGTCGTTGAAGAAATGAAAACACACAACTATAACTTAGGTGGAGAGCAATCTGGTCATATTATTATGCTCGACCATAATACAACAGGTGACGGTTTATTAACAGGTGTACAACTCGCACACATCATTAAGAAAAGTGGTAAGACACTAAGTGAATTACATGGTGAAATGGTGAAATTCCCACAAGAACTCGTGAACGTAAAAGTCGAGGACAAATATCACGTAACTGATAACGAAAAAGTAAAATCAGTCATACAATCTGTCGAAGAAGAAATGGCGGGTAATGGACGAATTTTAGTTCGTGCATCCGGAACAGAGCCACTTGTACGTGTAATGGTAGAAGCAGAAACAGAAGAACAAGCGAAATCTTATGCAGAAAAAATTGCTCAAATAGTCGAAGAAGAAATGGGATTATAA
- the purK gene encoding 5-(carboxyamino)imidazole ribonucleotide synthase, producing the protein MTSSKTILPMKTIGIIGGGQLGKMLAQSALRMGYKVAILDPSEDAPARATCHEFIHSDFSDESALKQLAEMSDVLTYEFENIDAHLLRDLVEHHYVPQGAETVLTLQDRETEKAAIQKSGATVVPYQTTNTKEELQQFIEKHDYPVIVKTATGGYDGKGQYLIESEKDIKDVPFGDVELVTEKYIDLEREVSLTVARSASSETVVFPLQENLHRNQILYRTIAPSRIDVFEEAKRQVELIMEELLFVGVFTVEFFVDKDNNVYVNEIAPRPHNSAHYTIEACNISQFDAHILAVCDLPLPEVYQHQPAIMMNLLGQDLDRLEDELYKHSDWNVHLYGKSDRKPERKMGHVTILTDEIETTLNDIKQHF; encoded by the coding sequence ATGACCTCAAGTAAGACGATATTACCAATGAAAACAATCGGGATTATCGGTGGTGGACAGCTCGGTAAAATGCTCGCACAAAGTGCCCTTCGAATGGGTTATAAAGTTGCGATTTTAGATCCATCTGAAGATGCCCCTGCTCGTGCGACGTGTCACGAATTTATTCATTCGGACTTTAGTGATGAAAGTGCGCTTAAACAACTTGCAGAAATGTCAGATGTTCTAACGTATGAATTTGAAAACATCGATGCACATTTACTGAGAGATTTAGTCGAACATCACTATGTTCCTCAAGGTGCAGAGACAGTACTCACCCTTCAAGACAGAGAAACTGAAAAAGCAGCAATTCAAAAATCAGGAGCGACAGTCGTACCGTATCAAACGACGAATACAAAAGAAGAATTGCAGCAGTTTATCGAAAAACATGATTACCCTGTGATCGTAAAAACTGCAACAGGTGGTTATGATGGTAAAGGGCAATATTTAATTGAGTCAGAAAAAGATATTAAAGACGTGCCATTTGGAGACGTTGAACTCGTTACAGAAAAATATATCGACCTAGAACGAGAAGTGTCGTTAACAGTAGCAAGAAGCGCAAGTAGTGAAACAGTCGTCTTCCCACTTCAAGAAAACTTACATCGCAATCAAATTCTGTATCGTACGATTGCACCGTCAAGAATTGACGTATTTGAAGAAGCGAAACGACAAGTCGAACTCATCATGGAAGAGTTACTATTCGTCGGAGTCTTCACAGTAGAATTTTTCGTCGACAAAGACAACAACGTCTACGTCAATGAAATCGCACCAAGACCTCACAACTCAGCACATTATACGATTGAAGCGTGTAACATCAGTCAGTTTGACGCACATATATTAGCGGTATGTGATTTACCATTACCAGAAGTTTATCAGCATCAACCAGCGATTATGATGAACTTACTCGGACAAGATTTAGATCGCTTAGAAGATGAATTATATAAACACTCAGACTGGAACGTTCACTTATATGGAAAATCAGACCGTAAACCTGAACGTAAAATGGGCCACGTCACAATACTCACAGATGAAATCGAAACGACATTAAACGATATTAAACAACATTTCTAA
- a CDS encoding rhodanese-related sulfurtransferase, with amino-acid sequence MKYRVLLYYHYVTIEDPVEFADEHLQFCKDLGLKGRILVANEGINGTVSGDYEQTEKYIEYMNNHPLFKGMPFKIDEADTHAFKKMHCRPRPELVNLSLEDDINPHEITGDYLSPEEWMEAIQDENTVVLDVRNDYEYDVGHFRGAIKPEVSTFRDTPEWVRQNKDLFEGKRVLTYCTGGIRCEKFSGWLKREGIGENVGQLHGGIATYAKDENTKGQLWDGQMYVFDERLTVPINQVDPTVIGVDHYDGTPCERYVNCANPECNAQILCSEENQHNHLGACSMKCAEHPRNRYITVHNIPQEEVEERLEAMRNSDFAKTEMIGPRA; translated from the coding sequence ATGAAATATCGAGTATTACTGTATTACCACTACGTTACGATTGAAGATCCAGTAGAATTTGCTGATGAGCATCTTCAGTTTTGTAAAGACCTCGGTCTAAAAGGTCGTATTTTAGTCGCGAATGAAGGGATTAACGGCACAGTGTCAGGTGATTACGAACAGACTGAAAAGTACATCGAGTACATGAACAATCACCCACTATTTAAAGGAATGCCTTTTAAAATTGACGAAGCAGATACACATGCATTTAAGAAAATGCATTGCCGCCCACGTCCTGAACTCGTGAACTTAAGTTTAGAAGATGACATTAACCCACACGAAATTACGGGTGACTATTTATCACCCGAAGAGTGGATGGAAGCCATTCAAGATGAAAACACTGTCGTATTAGACGTAAGAAATGACTACGAATATGACGTTGGACACTTCCGTGGTGCTATTAAACCTGAAGTTTCAACATTTAGAGATACACCGGAATGGGTGAGACAAAACAAAGACCTATTTGAAGGTAAACGTGTCTTAACATATTGTACAGGTGGAATTCGTTGTGAGAAATTCTCTGGCTGGTTAAAACGTGAAGGTATTGGAGAAAACGTCGGACAACTTCACGGCGGTATCGCAACTTACGCTAAAGACGAAAATACAAAAGGTCAACTATGGGACGGTCAAATGTACGTATTTGATGAACGCCTAACAGTACCGATTAACCAAGTCGACCCAACAGTTATCGGTGTAGATCATTATGACGGCACACCATGTGAACGCTACGTCAACTGTGCGAACCCAGAGTGTAACGCACAAATTTTATGTAGCGAAGAAAACCAACACAATCATTTAGGCGCTTGCTCAATGAAATGTGCAGAGCACCCTAGAAACAGATATATTACGGTTCATAACATTCCACAAGAAGAAGTCGAAGAACGCCTTGAAGCAATGCGTAATAGTGACTTTGCTAAAACTGAAATGATCGGACCACGCGCATAA
- a CDS encoding S8 family serine peptidase: MVEQLRRLFLLFSIVLIVLTSFSPLANAAENDFDLDSTLRVEGLKHDVKLTKEQLEQQRAIAEQLELINGPATISENLEGETGQVDVIVHYRTPSVGLAKGIANAKGKNFTAADEKKVKNEIAKERLRVQKERKFKKIKVKEKKKYDVVLNAEALTVDAKDLDKLIELKDVAFVEKDTVVTLDPEITKIHTPESAEVAKGEDDVSSNLIPALKHLEIEKVWEIGEKGNGVKVGVLDTGIDYNHPDLKDVYKGGRNYVEGNEYKSPRAADDPYETNPAERPDNVPEERNGSEYWTTHGTHVAGTIAAQGNNEYGVVGVAPNVQLYAYRVLGAYGSGYTNWIVSGIEDAVKDGMDVINLSLGNGSPEEAQANSFAVNNAMLLGTVAVSATGNSGPNRSTVGGPASGAIGIGVGNTTLPELKYYANVTLESGDYKKELKDVLFMTYTMNENPADQLSDTEEVVAVPNVGKVEDFKGLDVKDKVALIQRGDIPFVEKVQNAKEQGAKGVIIYNSESGSGAPGPTGLFLGKSFHYVPTLDVGYTDGKEFKEAIDKNKEGKVTFNSFKDEVSGGDEMNDSSSRGPSKPNFDIKPDVSAPGTNILSTVPVFKAFDENMDYTYAFAEYTGTSMATPHVAGIAALTLELNPDYTPFDVKSALSNTAKLLDTSTFDVFDQGAGLVQPYAASTTDSLLKVNHETEMDGTVHEHTRGTMSFGKMQSGESKTKELFIENNSGSSVNYNIEIEMLSDVGINLKASETSVSTADNASVEFTIDAPEDTPDGTEVQGYIHVKSDHGDYSVPFAALIGDDAGGESIKKVELQDLHISPNDDGVQDETVLDLEFGQPQSYALVSYFNLLDPKSGPDNDGYEGTIDFLFLPELKNQLPITGDMYNIVDEKRVPGKIDDGVYTVDVLSIDGQSQLNSEFDGPLFVKRKATEITEAKVVDGNLDLTVDDLYINALPKLKELYGLDYDPNLFVKGKVKLSNGEEELTGNGQFTKEGKFNFDQKFDTAYHLTIDFADAAGNSKTYEYTVNPAENDVKEGHHELPNEPAPEPDPEPEPGDDEGEFEGEVVSFDPNNYDGLFVNGRSDVVADLSEYNSVAVELDSNALNTLSKLKKNKSLTFDLGGYGVKFNVDNFKELNDYDNVYVVLERFESDGLSDQLKVKLIGESNGAAEEVSQLNSNFVVLLESPKQKVNVLNVNSGEQFKDNGLFNKKSGQLELKTKEFSAYVVVEQ; this comes from the coding sequence ATGGTAGAGCAACTTAGACGTTTGTTTTTACTGTTCTCAATCGTTCTAATTGTTTTAACCTCGTTCTCGCCACTCGCTAATGCGGCTGAAAATGATTTTGATTTAGACAGCACGCTTAGAGTAGAAGGTTTAAAGCACGATGTTAAACTAACAAAAGAACAACTTGAACAACAGCGAGCAATTGCTGAACAATTAGAACTTATCAATGGTCCAGCAACAATCTCTGAAAACTTAGAAGGAGAGACAGGGCAAGTAGATGTAATTGTCCACTATCGTACGCCGTCTGTAGGGTTAGCAAAAGGTATCGCTAATGCGAAAGGCAAAAACTTTACAGCAGCAGACGAAAAGAAGGTTAAAAACGAAATCGCAAAAGAACGATTACGTGTTCAAAAAGAAAGAAAGTTTAAGAAGATAAAAGTTAAGGAGAAGAAGAAATACGACGTAGTCTTAAATGCTGAGGCATTAACAGTTGATGCAAAAGACTTAGACAAGCTGATTGAGCTTAAAGATGTTGCATTTGTTGAAAAAGATACTGTTGTAACTTTAGATCCTGAAATTACGAAAATACATACTCCAGAATCAGCTGAGGTAGCAAAAGGTGAGGATGATGTTTCATCTAACCTAATACCTGCTTTAAAACACCTTGAAATCGAAAAGGTTTGGGAAATTGGTGAAAAAGGTAACGGCGTTAAAGTCGGAGTACTCGACACTGGAATTGACTACAACCACCCAGACTTAAAAGATGTTTATAAAGGTGGACGTAACTACGTAGAAGGTAATGAATACAAATCACCACGTGCAGCAGATGATCCGTATGAAACTAATCCGGCAGAGCGTCCAGACAATGTTCCAGAAGAAAGAAACGGAAGTGAGTACTGGACAACTCACGGTACACACGTAGCGGGGACAATTGCAGCACAAGGTAACAACGAATACGGTGTTGTTGGTGTTGCGCCGAACGTTCAATTATATGCATACCGCGTGCTTGGAGCATATGGTAGCGGGTATACGAACTGGATTGTAAGTGGTATTGAAGACGCAGTTAAAGACGGCATGGACGTTATTAACTTATCACTCGGTAACGGCTCACCAGAAGAAGCGCAAGCAAACTCATTTGCAGTTAACAACGCTATGTTACTTGGTACAGTTGCTGTATCAGCGACAGGTAACTCAGGACCTAACCGTTCTACAGTTGGTGGTCCAGCTTCAGGAGCGATTGGTATTGGTGTAGGTAACACGACACTACCAGAGTTAAAATACTACGCAAATGTTACGTTAGAATCTGGAGACTATAAAAAAGAGTTAAAAGACGTACTCTTTATGACATACACAATGAATGAAAATCCAGCAGACCAACTAAGTGATACTGAAGAAGTAGTTGCAGTACCAAATGTTGGTAAAGTAGAAGACTTTAAAGGACTGGATGTAAAAGATAAAGTTGCACTTATTCAACGTGGAGATATTCCATTTGTTGAAAAAGTTCAAAACGCTAAAGAACAAGGTGCAAAAGGGGTTATTATTTATAACTCTGAAAGTGGAAGCGGCGCACCTGGTCCAACAGGATTATTCTTAGGTAAATCATTCCACTACGTACCGACATTAGATGTTGGTTACACTGACGGTAAAGAGTTCAAAGAAGCTATCGACAAAAACAAAGAAGGTAAAGTGACGTTTAACTCATTTAAAGATGAAGTATCAGGTGGAGACGAAATGAACGATTCATCTTCTAGAGGTCCGTCGAAACCAAACTTTGACATTAAGCCGGATGTTTCAGCACCGGGTACAAACATCTTATCTACAGTACCAGTGTTTAAAGCATTCGACGAAAATATGGATTACACATATGCATTCGCAGAGTACACAGGTACTTCAATGGCAACTCCACATGTTGCAGGTATTGCAGCGTTAACCTTAGAGTTAAATCCTGATTACACGCCATTTGATGTGAAATCTGCACTTTCAAACACAGCGAAATTACTCGACACATCTACATTTGATGTATTCGATCAAGGTGCTGGACTTGTACAACCGTATGCAGCTTCAACAACTGACTCACTACTTAAAGTGAATCATGAAACAGAAATGGACGGAACAGTTCATGAACATACACGCGGTACTATGTCATTTGGAAAAATGCAAAGTGGAGAATCAAAAACTAAAGAATTATTCATCGAGAATAATAGTGGTTCATCTGTAAACTACAACATCGAAATTGAAATGTTATCAGATGTTGGAATTAACCTTAAAGCGAGCGAAACTTCAGTATCAACAGCAGACAATGCGTCTGTAGAATTTACGATTGATGCTCCTGAAGACACACCAGACGGAACAGAAGTCCAAGGTTACATTCACGTGAAGAGTGACCACGGTGATTACAGCGTTCCATTTGCAGCTCTAATCGGTGACGATGCAGGTGGCGAAAGCATTAAGAAAGTTGAATTACAAGACTTACACATTTCACCAAACGATGACGGTGTACAAGATGAAACTGTACTCGACCTTGAGTTTGGTCAACCACAAAGTTATGCGCTTGTTTCATACTTTAACTTACTCGACCCTAAATCTGGTCCAGATAACGATGGGTATGAAGGTACGATTGATTTCTTATTCTTACCAGAATTAAAAAATCAATTACCGATTACAGGTGATATGTACAATATCGTAGATGAAAAACGTGTACCTGGTAAAATTGATGACGGTGTATACACAGTAGATGTTCTATCAATTGATGGACAATCTCAATTAAATTCTGAATTCGATGGTCCATTATTCGTTAAACGTAAAGCGACTGAAATTACAGAAGCTAAAGTTGTCGATGGAAACTTAGATCTCACTGTAGACGATCTTTACATCAACGCATTACCAAAACTTAAAGAGCTTTATGGATTAGACTACGATCCGAACTTATTTGTTAAAGGTAAAGTGAAATTAAGCAACGGTGAAGAAGAGTTAACTGGTAACGGACAATTCACTAAAGAAGGTAAGTTCAACTTCGATCAGAAGTTCGATACTGCTTACCACTTAACAATCGACTTTGCGGACGCAGCTGGTAACAGTAAGACATATGAGTACACTGTAAACCCTGCTGAAAATGATGTAAAAGAAGGACATCACGAATTACCAAACGAACCAGCACCAGAACCAGATCCTGAGCCAGAACCAGGTGATGACGAAGGAGAGTTTGAAGGAGAAGTTGTTTCATTCGATCCAAACAACTATGACGGATTATTCGTAAATGGTAGAAGTGATGTTGTCGCTGATCTTTCTGAATACAACAGTGTAGCTGTTGAGTTAGATAGCAATGCACTAAACACACTTTCAAAACTTAAAAAGAACAAATCGTTAACATTTGATTTAGGTGGTTACGGCGTTAAGTTTAACGTAGATAACTTCAAAGAGTTAAATGATTATGACAACGTATATGTAGTTCTTGAAAGATTTGAATCAGATGGATTATCAGATCAACTTAAAGTAAAACTTATCGGTGAATCAAATGGTGCCGCAGAAGAAGTATCTCAGTTAAATTCAAACTTTGTCGTACTTCTAGAGTCACCAAAACAAAAAGTTAATGTGTTAAATGTTAACTCTGGTGAACAATTCAAAGATAATGGATTATTTAATAAAAAATCTGGACAACTTGAGTTGAAAACTAAAGAGTTTAGCGCATATGTAGTTGTAGAACAATAG